The Rhododendron vialii isolate Sample 1 chromosome 6a, ASM3025357v1 genome includes a window with the following:
- the LOC131328485 gene encoding protein FAR1-RELATED SEQUENCE 5-like — translation MDNYDLSFSDSWSVENDVLSGEGVSHNFRDYTPEFTTHQIFQSRDDMVAWVRTVGKDNGIVIVIKKSASLIGASCQSAFLVVKEVETGVMWGVRVECGIHNHETAEYFDGHEYPSRLTPEEKEIVRDMADNTVPREILSVLKKKNPLNTTCAQSIYNLKYTDNIAELDGLNPTQFVLNQLIQKRYLHEYRTNSCTNEITDIVWVHPQSLDLFVNFPSVLVIDATYKTNEYRLPLLEVVGITSTMCTYSLMFAHLTNERIENLTWALSTLKKWMLGRGALLPSVFVTDRDLALLSAIEACFPSARHILCIWHINQCIIKHCRGILGPSFNDFNMSWHSLINSTTEASFNQKWNAMCDDYKQHPQLLQYLFNTWLMPYRDRFVAAWINTCMHLGSNSSQRAESAHARLKLYLGGTMSSLQQAFKKIDKMLKNQFGDIRRSFQRSINIPRHWQIHDELFQQVRTRISLEAMELIDVQLQCAEDASYLQFQLCDCTIKITHGLPCRHDLAYYRWYSMPIPIQSIHDHWTKLSMRAPIVNDDGERPDRTYEVVDRLRGMDQSTREHMIDRIIDMTDPSQSTVRGPAYNTAHRGRPTGREEQSGRRIPSFTEISTSSSRIESGRRGRGDGVRKTQANCDEFSVPSIRIDYIQHLPRAYQHYISHINDVRGDGHCGFRAIAAHIGYGEDRWAQVRRDLINEIEQNMDLYNALYPEIGWADYLIRSLNYFEDSAPDEYWMDAMSMGVVIASAYNLVLHTFDALPSSCFTHFPLRSPPVPAQERIEIAIARVGNNHFPTSTFRARLDATLGGCIVEYTRFRSDGTVLVGFGKLIFTCIQHSPVYANTP, via the exons ATGGATAACTACGACTTGTCATTTTCAGATAGTTGGTCCGTTGAGAATGATGTTCTTAGTGGGGAGGGCGTCTCCCATAATTTTCGTGACTATACACCCGAATTCACAACTCACCAG ATTTTTCAAAGTAGAGACGACATGGTAGCTTGGGTGCGAACAGTCGGTAAAGACAATggtattgttattgttattaaGAAATCTGCTAGTTTAATTGGTGCAAGCTGCCAAAGTGCATTTTTAGTTGTGAAAGAAGTGGAAA CGGGTGTCATGTGGGGTGTAAGGGTTGAATGTGGTATCCATAACCATGAAACAGCAGAATATTTTGATGGGcatgagtacccgtcaaggTTAACACCAGAGGAGAAAGAAATTGTGCGCGACATGGCGGACAACACAGTACCTCGTGAAATTCTTAgtgttttaaagaaaaaaaatccgtTAAACACTACATGTGCCCAAAGCATATACAACCTCAAATATACGGATAACATAGCAGAACTAGACGGTCTAAATCCTACCCAGTTTGTCTTGAATCAACTAATACAGAAAAGATATCTCCATGAATATCGTACAAATTCATGCACCAACGAAATCACTGATATTGTTTGGGTTCATCCTCAAAGCCTAGACTTATTTGTGAACTTTCCGTCCGTATTGGTCATTGATGCCACATACAAGACCAACGAGTACCGGTTACCACTATTGGAGGTTGTAggtatcacatccacaatgTGCACTTACTCTCTCATGTTTGCACATCTTACAAATGAGAGGATAGAGAACTTGACTTGGGCCCTGAGTACCTTAAAGAAATGGATGCTTGGAAGGGGGGCATTGTTGCCATCGGTGTTTGTTACAGATCGAGATTTGGCGCTTCTTAGCGCCATTGAAGCATGTTTCCCCTCGGCACGTCACATTCTTTGCATTTGGCACATCAACCAATGCATAATAAAGCACTGCAGAGGGATCCTTGGTCCGTCGTTTAACGACTTTAACATGTCATGGCACTCGCTTATTAATTCTACGACCGAAGCGTCTTTCAATCAGAAGTGGAATGCCATGTGCGATGACTATAAACAACACCCGCAGCTCTTACAATACCTTTTCAATACATGGTTAATGCCGTACAGAGATAGGTTTGTGGCAGCATGGATAAATACGTGTATGCACCTCGGAAGCAATTCAAGTCAGAG GGCAGAGTCCGCACATGCGAGGCTGAAGCTATATTTGGGGGGTACTATGTCATCCTTACAACAAGCTTTTAAGAAAATAGACAAGATGCTGAAAAATCAGTTCGGGGACATTCGGAGGTCATTTCAGAGATCTATCAATATCCCCCGCCATTGGCAAATACATGACGAACTTTTTCAACAAGTAAGAACTCGcatttcattagaggcaatggagCTCATCGATGTTCAACTACAATGCGCTGAAGATGCATCCTACCTCCAGTTCCAGTTGTGCGACTGTACAATAAAAATTACGCACGGATTGCCATGCAGACATGATCTTGCATATTACCGTTGGTACTCCATGCCAATTCCGATTCAAAGTATCCACGATCATTGGACTAAGTTGTCCATGCGTGCGCCCATTGTGAATGACGACGGAGAACGACCGGACAGAACATATGAAGTTGTAGACAGATTACGTGGGATGGATCAATCTACCCGAGAGCACATGATAGACAGGATTATTGATATGACGGATCCATCTCAGAGCACAGTTCGAGGCCCAGCTTATAACACGGCTCATAGAGGTCGACCTACTGGCAGAGAGGAGCAAAGTGGACGACGCATTCCTTCCTTTACAGAAATATCGACTTCATCATCTAGGATCGAATCTGGGAGACGTGGGAGGGGCGATGGAGTTCGCAAAACTCAAGCGAACTGTGATGAATTTTCAGTTCCATCCATCCGTATCGACTACATTCAGCATTTACCTCGAGCTTATCAGCATTATATTTCTCACATTAATGACGTCCGAGGTGACGGTCATTGTGGATTTAGGGCGATAGCTGCTCACATAGGGTATGGTGAAGATCGTTGGGCTCAAGTTCGAAGAGATCTCATTAAtgagattgaacaaaatatgGATCTATATAATGCGCTATATCCAGAAATAGGTTGGGCAGACTACCTAATACGGTCTTTAAATTACTTTGAAGATTCGGCACCAGATGAGTATTGGATGGACGCTATGAGTATGGGAGTTGTCATCGCTTCGGCGTACAACCTTGTTCTGCATACATTTGATGCGCTTCCTTCAAGTTGTTTTACTCACTTCCCATTGAGATCCCCTCCAGTTCCAGCCCAAGAGCGCATTGAAATAGCTATTGCCCGTGTTGGGAAcaatcacttt CCAACTTCAACAtttagggcccgattggatgcaaCATTGGGTGGGTGTATTGTGGAATACACCCGGTTTAGAAGTGATGGGACAGTTTTAGTTGGGTTTGGCAAGCTTATTTTCACCTGTATTCAACACTCCCCCGTCTACGCGAATACACCCTAA